The following proteins come from a genomic window of Paenibacillus spongiae:
- a CDS encoding ABC transporter permease has product MSKNKKYWSYLLVLLFVLLLNFWLPRFLPGGPVEYIAGGGEEGAVFLTEAQKAAMLEYYNLNDSLGEQFVKYVKGIFTLDFGMSISHKAPVVDVIMERLPWTLLIVGLATLFSIAIGLMIGLYSAWRHPGKIDRSLFLSMLSLSSIPEFLLGMILLITCAVKLQWFPLNGAKTAFLRADGWLAPVLDIVQHAVLPALTLTIGSVASLYLLMRNESIRVKKESFIEFASAKGLGPRAIVVKHIARNAALPLITLIMIRMSGLLAGSILVETVFAYPGIGKLLQEAILGRDYPLLHGLFLMMTLFVLLLNLIADLIYPRLDPRIRNAVNRGEAA; this is encoded by the coding sequence ATGTCAAAAAATAAGAAGTACTGGTCCTACCTGCTCGTACTGCTGTTCGTATTATTGTTGAACTTTTGGCTTCCCCGGTTTCTACCGGGGGGGCCAGTTGAATATATTGCGGGCGGCGGGGAAGAGGGCGCTGTTTTTTTGACGGAAGCTCAGAAGGCTGCCATGCTGGAATATTACAATCTGAATGATTCTTTAGGCGAGCAGTTCGTTAAATACGTGAAGGGCATCTTTACCTTAGATTTCGGCATGTCGATCAGCCATAAAGCTCCGGTGGTTGACGTTATTATGGAGCGACTGCCGTGGACTCTGCTTATTGTTGGCCTAGCGACTCTATTCTCGATTGCGATTGGCCTTATGATCGGATTATATTCGGCATGGCGTCATCCCGGCAAAATCGACCGCAGTTTATTCCTTTCTATGCTTAGTCTAAGCTCGATTCCGGAATTTCTGCTCGGTATGATACTGCTCATCACATGTGCCGTTAAGCTGCAATGGTTCCCGCTAAACGGCGCGAAGACGGCATTCCTTCGAGCCGACGGATGGCTGGCTCCGGTGCTGGATATTGTCCAACATGCCGTTCTTCCCGCATTGACGTTGACGATCGGAAGCGTGGCGAGTTTGTATTTGCTTATGCGCAACGAATCGATACGGGTGAAGAAGGAGTCCTTCATTGAGTTTGCGTCCGCGAAGGGGCTCGGGCCAAGAGCGATTGTCGTGAAGCATATTGCCCGCAATGCGGCATTACCGCTTATTACGCTGATCATGATCCGTATGAGCGGATTGCTAGCCGGCTCAATTCTGGTCGAGACGGTATTTGCCTATCCGGGCATCGGGAAGCTGCTTCAAGAGGCGATATTGGGCAGAGATTATCCGCTCTTGCATGGACTGTTTCTGATGATGACGTTATTTGTCCTGCTGCTCAATTTAATCGCCGATCTTATCTATCCCAGGCTTGATCCAAGAATTCGAAATGCCGTGAATCGGGGTGAGGCAGCATGA
- a CDS encoding ATP-binding cassette domain-containing protein: MKLTGSQRFGIILFGLFVLIAIFAPMLTPYSPSQIDSERLLPPSKEHWLGTNSIGQDIFSQLVYGARTTMFIGLMVTLISTALSVGLGLLAGYSKHFDPVLNGIANMILVLPSLLLILVVASFTGGGTWQLILTLGLLTWPGYMKLIRASVLSLKEREFVKAAQLYNGGTWHILSKHLLPFIGPLVRTKLVIAFQSAVAMEASLSFLGIGDPSSATWGKMLQEAFSRTQTFITDAWQWMIVPPASAIMLVTVALALMGESSKSAGRYVSLRPKQSRLINVKEMKASSGCEEPCTVDTAIGCHLASNDMPAAISVRNLTVRYGETTIIHPVSFDVGQGHITALIGESGSGKTTMARTIYGLVPEAAVTGDVLIDGHPIYRDGKACTMQRWVDAAYIFQDPRSSFNPIMTIGDQFYEAMLLHTKKEDKRNAAIATLKEVQLDERVLSCYPHELSGGMLSRALIALALVNKPKVLIADEPTSALDPIVKRELFDLLCRKVREHQMTLLLITHDIAAAVHIADNVIALDGGKMLQEEQKRAYIQKSRNVYKEIAV, translated from the coding sequence ATGAAGCTGACAGGATCGCAGCGTTTTGGCATTATACTATTTGGCCTATTTGTCCTGATCGCCATCTTCGCACCGATGCTGACACCCTATTCGCCGTCTCAGATCGATAGCGAACGATTGCTGCCGCCGTCGAAGGAGCATTGGCTCGGGACGAACAGTATCGGTCAGGATATATTCAGCCAGCTGGTGTACGGTGCCCGGACGACGATGTTTATCGGACTCATGGTCACGTTGATCAGCACCGCTCTCAGCGTTGGTCTGGGGCTGCTTGCCGGATATTCGAAGCATTTCGATCCGGTTCTGAACGGCATCGCGAACATGATCTTGGTCCTGCCTTCGCTGCTGCTTATTCTAGTAGTTGCATCCTTCACGGGCGGAGGAACGTGGCAGTTGATTCTAACGCTTGGTTTGCTTACTTGGCCGGGCTATATGAAGCTGATTCGCGCATCCGTATTGTCCCTTAAAGAAAGGGAGTTTGTTAAGGCGGCTCAGCTGTACAACGGAGGAACCTGGCATATTCTGTCGAAGCATTTACTCCCCTTTATCGGGCCTCTCGTTCGAACCAAGCTCGTTATCGCCTTTCAGTCAGCCGTTGCGATGGAGGCCAGCCTTTCTTTCCTGGGCATCGGAGATCCAAGTTCCGCTACGTGGGGCAAAATGCTTCAAGAAGCGTTCTCGCGCACGCAGACGTTTATAACGGATGCCTGGCAATGGATGATTGTGCCGCCCGCGTCAGCCATTATGCTCGTGACGGTTGCCCTGGCTTTAATGGGGGAGAGCAGCAAATCAGCAGGACGATATGTTTCCTTGCGGCCGAAGCAAAGCCGACTGATTAATGTCAAGGAGATGAAGGCATCATCGGGTTGTGAGGAGCCGTGCACCGTGGACACGGCCATCGGCTGTCATCTGGCTTCCAACGACATGCCGGCTGCTATTTCCGTGCGGAACTTGACTGTCCGGTATGGCGAGACAACGATTATTCATCCTGTCTCTTTCGATGTCGGGCAAGGTCATATCACAGCGTTAATCGGCGAGTCCGGATCAGGGAAGACGACGATGGCCCGTACGATTTATGGACTGGTTCCGGAAGCAGCCGTAACAGGTGACGTGCTGATCGATGGCCATCCGATCTATCGGGACGGGAAGGCTTGCACGATGCAGCGCTGGGTAGATGCCGCCTACATTTTTCAAGACCCGCGGAGCAGCTTCAACCCGATCATGACGATCGGCGATCAGTTCTATGAGGCGATGCTGCTGCACACGAAGAAGGAAGATAAGCGGAACGCGGCAATTGCAACGTTGAAGGAAGTGCAGCTGGATGAAAGAGTGCTTTCCTGCTACCCGCACGAGCTTAGCGGAGGCATGCTGAGCCGGGCGTTAATCGCGCTGGCATTGGTAAATAAGCCTAAAGTGCTCATCGCCGACGAGCCGACGAGCGCGCTCGATCCGATCGTGAAGCGAGAATTATTCGATTTGCTTTGCCGTAAAGTGCGGGAACATCAAATGACCTTGCTGCTCATTACTCACGACATCGCTGCCGCCGTACATATCGCCGATAACGTCATTGCGCTGGACGGGGGCAAGATGCTGCAGGAAGAGCAGAAGCGGGCCTACATCCAGAAGAGCAGGAATGTGTACAAAGAAATCGCCGTTTAA